One Phocaeicola dorei genomic region harbors:
- a CDS encoding efflux RND transporter periplasmic adaptor subunit encodes MDTLIERKKRFTPRQIYGGVGVLFILVLILYFIFRDTGSSMTIDKSRITIATVTENEFNDYIRVIGQVLPSRMIYLDAIEGGRVEERLHEEGAMVKKGDAILRLSNPLLNIGIMQSEADLAYQENELRNTRISMEQERLSLKQDRIGMQKEFLIKKRRYGQYKRLMEEQLIAREDYLQATEEYEAAKEQLSVLDERIRQDSLFRLTQISSLDENIMNMKRSLALVRERLENLKVKAPIDGQVGNLEAQIGQSISAGEHIGQIITADLKVQALIDEHYVERVVQELPADFTRDGENYKLEVTKVYPEVKDGQFRTDFRFTAGRPGNIRAGQTYHINLQLGDPVKAVLIPRGGFFQITGGRWIYVVDESGKFAVRRPIKIGRQNPQFYEVTDGLASGEKVIISGYELFGDNEKLILNE; translated from the coding sequence ATGGACACACTAATTGAACGTAAAAAGCGTTTCACTCCCAGGCAGATTTATGGAGGTGTGGGAGTATTATTCATACTGGTACTCATTCTCTATTTTATTTTTCGTGATACCGGTTCTTCCATGACCATTGACAAAAGCCGTATCACTATCGCTACAGTTACAGAAAATGAGTTTAATGATTATATCCGCGTGATTGGCCAAGTACTTCCCAGCCGCATGATTTACCTTGATGCTATAGAAGGCGGAAGGGTGGAGGAACGCCTTCATGAGGAAGGAGCAATGGTAAAGAAAGGGGATGCGATTTTGCGTCTGAGTAATCCGCTGCTGAATATCGGTATCATGCAAAGTGAAGCTGATTTGGCCTATCAGGAAAACGAGTTGCGTAATACCCGTATCAGTATGGAGCAGGAACGGTTAAGCCTGAAGCAGGACCGTATCGGTATGCAGAAAGAATTTCTTATAAAGAAACGTCGTTACGGGCAATACAAGCGGCTGATGGAGGAGCAATTGATAGCGAGGGAGGATTATCTTCAGGCTACGGAGGAGTATGAAGCGGCAAAAGAACAATTGTCGGTATTGGATGAACGGATCCGCCAGGATAGTTTGTTTCGTTTGACTCAGATATCCAGCTTGGACGAGAATATTATGAATATGAAACGAAGTCTGGCATTGGTACGTGAACGTCTTGAAAACCTGAAAGTGAAAGCTCCCATAGACGGACAGGTGGGTAATCTTGAAGCACAAATCGGACAATCAATTTCTGCCGGAGAACATATCGGCCAGATTATTACTGCTGATCTGAAGGTACAGGCATTGATTGACGAGCATTATGTGGAGCGTGTCGTTCAGGAACTTCCTGCCGACTTTACCCGTGACGGCGAGAATTATAAATTAGAAGTAACCAAAGTATATCCTGAAGTGAAGGACGGGCAGTTTCGTACTGATTTCCGTTTCACAGCAGGGCGTCCCGGAAATATCCGGGCCGGACAAACTTATCATATCAATCTTCAGTTGGGAGATCCTGTCAAGGCTGTTCTGATTCCTCGGGGAGGTTTTTTCCAAATTACCGGAGGGCGATGGATATATGTTGTGGATGAAAGTGGTAAATTTGCCGTCAGACGCCCTATTAAGATTGGCAGACAGAATCCTCAGTTTTATGAAGTGACTGACGGTCTGGCTTCCGGTGAGAAAGTTATTATTTCCGGTTACGAACTGTTTGGAGATAATGAGAAACTGATTTTAAACGAATAA
- a CDS encoding lipopolysaccharide biosynthesis protein, which translates to MNQSTNNKRIAKNTIFLYLRQILIMAVSLYTVRVTLEVLGEEDYGIYNAVGGFVAMFSILSGAMSIAIARFITYEKGQPNVTTFRVQQIFSASLLIQVGMGIAVCLLISTFGVWFIENKMVIPFERLDVAFYVLWFSALAFFINLLSVPYNALIIANEQMKAFAYISIVEAVLKLAVVGLLIIIPLDKLWLYALFMVVVALIQRSIYAIYCKRHFTECRFVMAFDKKLLFRMFAFSGWAFLGNGVIVLKDQGSNVLLNLFGGPVVNAAQGIAMRVNTSVYSFVANFMQASNPQITKNYAAGNLDEMHTLIIRSGKFGFFILLIVLLPLCVDINYVLGLWLSDVPAHTANFIVLVLLYSLVDCWVNPLCTGVLAQGNIKSYEIVLTFIYLVNFIASYVCLRDGLPVETVFVLNIVFKVCVLFALLLHSRSKYGLSIVRFFKSCLIPSLVVFSVSALFVFALLGKEASDFGLFFMRTLVITVFTSVTVYALGMTRTERFYIKKILKEKWHGIYSQIQR; encoded by the coding sequence ATGAACCAATCAACTAATAATAAACGTATCGCTAAAAATACCATATTCCTTTATTTGCGTCAAATACTGATCATGGCGGTCAGTCTGTACACTGTGCGGGTGACATTAGAGGTATTAGGTGAAGAAGATTATGGAATATACAATGCTGTTGGTGGCTTTGTAGCTATGTTTAGTATCCTTTCTGGAGCCATGTCAATAGCAATTGCGCGCTTTATCACTTATGAGAAGGGGCAACCGAATGTTACCACTTTTCGTGTACAACAGATATTTTCCGCTTCCTTGCTCATTCAGGTTGGCATGGGAATTGCTGTCTGCTTGCTGATAAGCACATTTGGAGTCTGGTTTATAGAGAACAAAATGGTGATACCGTTTGAAAGACTTGACGTTGCGTTTTATGTGCTATGGTTCTCTGCATTGGCTTTTTTCATTAACCTGTTGAGTGTTCCATATAATGCTTTGATTATAGCCAACGAGCAGATGAAAGCGTTTGCCTATATCAGCATTGTGGAGGCTGTGTTGAAATTGGCTGTGGTAGGTCTGCTGATTATCATCCCACTTGATAAATTGTGGCTGTATGCTCTCTTCATGGTGGTGGTTGCCTTGATTCAGCGCAGCATATATGCCATTTATTGCAAGCGGCATTTTACAGAATGTCGTTTTGTAATGGCTTTTGATAAAAAACTACTATTCCGAATGTTTGCTTTTTCCGGATGGGCTTTTTTAGGCAATGGAGTGATTGTCTTGAAAGACCAGGGTAGTAATGTGCTTTTGAACTTGTTCGGTGGCCCGGTGGTGAATGCCGCGCAGGGGATTGCAATGAGGGTGAATACTTCCGTGTACAGTTTTGTGGCCAACTTCATGCAAGCTTCAAATCCGCAGATTACCAAAAATTATGCGGCTGGGAACTTGGATGAGATGCATACTCTTATTATTCGAAGCGGAAAGTTCGGCTTTTTCATTCTGCTGATAGTCCTGCTTCCGCTATGCGTGGATATAAACTATGTATTGGGATTATGGCTTTCCGATGTACCTGCCCATACAGCTAATTTCATCGTACTTGTTCTTTTGTATTCACTTGTTGATTGCTGGGTGAATCCGCTTTGTACAGGTGTTTTGGCGCAGGGGAATATAAAATCTTATGAAATCGTGCTTACTTTCATTTATCTGGTAAATTTTATTGCATCATACGTGTGCCTGAGGGATGGCTTGCCCGTAGAAACAGTCTTTGTGCTTAATATTGTATTTAAGGTATGCGTGCTTTTTGCGTTGTTATTGCACTCGCGTTCAAAATACGGTTTATCCATCGTCCGCTTCTTTAAAAGTTGCCTTATTCCGTCACTTGTCGTATTCTCCGTTTCTGCACTTTTCGTTTTTGCTCTGCTGGGAAAAGAGGCGTCAGATTTCGGACTATTTTTTATGAGGACATTGGTGATAACGGTTTTTACCAGTGTAACCGTATATGCACTGGGTATGACGCGGACAGAAAGGTTTTACATCAAAAAAATATTGAAAGAGAAATGGCACGGGATTTACAGCCAGATCCAGAGATGA
- a CDS encoding ABC transporter ATP-binding protein, translating to MIKVENLSMLFSTEEVQTKALNEVTFEIGKGEFVAIMGPSGCGKSTLLNILGTLDTPTSGSYLFEGKRVDKMNENQLTALRKGNIGFIFQSFNLIDELTVYENVELPLVYLNIKPTERNRRVKEVLEKVNMLHRANHLPQQLSGGQQQRVAIARAVVTNARLLLADEPTGNLDSTNGVEVMELLSTLNKQGTTIIIVTHSQRDAAYAHRIIRLLDGKIIAENRNRPMESDSKIEIL from the coding sequence ATGATTAAAGTAGAAAACCTCTCTATGTTGTTCAGCACCGAGGAAGTGCAGACCAAAGCATTGAATGAAGTAACTTTCGAGATTGGAAAGGGAGAATTTGTCGCTATCATGGGGCCGTCCGGTTGTGGAAAATCTACCTTGTTGAATATACTTGGAACATTAGATACCCCTACTTCGGGCTCCTATCTCTTTGAAGGAAAGCGAGTGGATAAAATGAATGAAAACCAACTGACCGCTCTCCGAAAAGGAAATATCGGTTTCATCTTCCAAAGCTTTAATTTGATTGATGAACTGACTGTATATGAGAATGTTGAACTCCCATTGGTGTATCTTAATATAAAGCCGACAGAACGTAACAGGCGGGTAAAAGAAGTGCTTGAAAAAGTGAATATGCTGCATCGCGCCAATCATCTGCCACAACAGTTATCAGGTGGACAGCAGCAACGTGTGGCCATAGCCCGTGCCGTAGTAACCAATGCCAGGCTTTTGCTGGCGGATGAGCCGACAGGTAATTTGGACTCTACCAATGGGGTGGAGGTTATGGAACTGCTTAGTACACTGAACAAACAGGGGACCACCATCATCATTGTTACCCATTCACAGCGTGATGCTGCTTATGCACATCGTATAATCCGTTTGCTGGATGGTAAAATTATTGCCGAGAATCGTAACCGCCCTATGGAATCTGACAGCAAAATTGAAATTTTATGA
- a CDS encoding sensor histidine kinase, producing MVFSKHLYMVILSYILLIIAVAGAGIALVITHTALILGSLLFIFSLFLIGALVKRLNKFNTKIRIFLDAVEDKENMILFNEQSADKEMNALSHSLNRINELLATTKSQSRIQENFYYSLLEEVPNGVLAWNSEKRVIFVNGAALRLLGVEPIIFLRQLEEQYPALKDFIAHGNVEDSFLLQSNSKKQLSLSMNRMKLNSETITLLAIKDISNELSEKESESWSKLTRVLTHEIMNTIAPIVSLSQTLSLRPGTDEKVIRGLGVICEQSERLMEFTESYRRLSYMPEPKKKRFSLTDSLHNLALLLQSDFENAHIHFILRSTPSDIYIEGDEKQLSQVFLNLLKNSMQSLEGKTDGQIEVTLEVTDKLYIKLLDNGRGIPMELQEKIFVPFFTTKTEGTGIGLSLCRQIIKRHGGNLYLQESGQGKTLFVIEWPIVPFIPK from the coding sequence ATGGTATTCAGCAAACATCTATATATGGTTATCCTGAGCTACATCTTATTAATAATCGCTGTAGCCGGAGCAGGGATCGCACTTGTCATTACACATACCGCCCTCATTCTAGGCAGTCTGCTATTCATCTTTTCGCTTTTTTTAATCGGAGCTTTGGTAAAACGGTTGAATAAGTTCAATACCAAAATAAGGATATTTCTGGATGCGGTGGAAGATAAAGAGAACATGATATTGTTCAACGAGCAATCGGCAGATAAAGAAATGAATGCACTGAGCCATTCACTAAACCGGATCAATGAATTGCTTGCCACAACGAAATCGCAGAGCCGGATACAGGAGAACTTTTATTACTCTTTACTGGAAGAAGTACCGAATGGAGTGCTAGCGTGGAACTCCGAAAAGAGAGTCATATTTGTGAATGGCGCAGCTTTACGTTTGCTGGGAGTTGAGCCAATCATATTCCTCCGCCAACTGGAAGAGCAATATCCGGCCTTGAAAGATTTCATAGCCCATGGAAATGTGGAAGATTCTTTTCTTTTACAATCCAACTCAAAAAAACAGCTGTCACTATCCATGAACCGGATGAAACTAAATTCAGAAACGATTACCCTGTTGGCTATCAAAGATATCAGCAATGAACTGAGTGAGAAAGAAAGTGAGTCATGGAGCAAACTGACCCGGGTGCTTACTCATGAAATAATGAATACCATCGCTCCTATTGTTTCCCTGTCACAAACACTTTCATTGCGTCCCGGTACGGACGAGAAAGTAATACGAGGACTTGGAGTGATTTGTGAACAGAGCGAAAGATTGATGGAATTCACAGAATCATACCGACGCTTATCGTATATGCCGGAACCGAAAAAGAAGCGATTCTCACTGACCGATTCATTGCACAATCTGGCTCTGTTGCTACAATCTGATTTTGAGAATGCCCATATCCATTTCATTCTGCGCAGTACCCCTTCTGACATATATATTGAGGGCGATGAGAAGCAACTCTCTCAAGTTTTCTTAAATCTGCTGAAGAACAGTATGCAATCATTGGAAGGAAAGACAGACGGACAAATAGAAGTAACACTGGAGGTAACAGACAAACTTTATATAAAACTACTTGACAATGGGCGGGGAATCCCTATGGAGTTACAAGAAAAAATATTCGTTCCTTTCTTTACTACAAAAACAGAAGGGACGGGGATCGGGCTTAGTCTGTGCCGGCAGATTATAAAAAGACATGGGGGTAATCTCTATTTACAGGAAAGCGGACAAGGAAAAACTCTGTTTGTTATTGAATGGCCCATAGTTCCTTTTATTCCGAAATAA
- a CDS encoding sigma-54-dependent transcriptional regulator, translating to MEKGTILIVDDNKGVLASLELLLETEFSEIKTAHHPNQIISILNTSPVDVIILDMNFSAGINNGNEGLYWLKRIREIAPALPVVMLTAYGDVDLAVRALKNDATDFLLKPWDNRTLVRKIKEAFGSGKKRKNRVLDRSQSPMIVGTSPAMQQLMKMVVKVARTDANILITGENGTGKEMLAQEIHRLSTRREHTMVTVDMGAISESLFESELFGHERGSFTDAYESRPGKFEAASGSSLFMDEIGNLPLAMQAKLLTVLQNRKITRIGSNKVIPVDIRLLSATNKNIQEMVDSGTFREDLLYRLNTIHLEIPPLRERGNDIHLFIDYFMQRYAAKYEKKDISLHEHALEKLCSYHWPGNIRELQHAIEKAIILCEGNVIRPKDIFVKQTWNPQFSTTVPNLEEVERQAIATAIRQNDGNLTATAEQLGISRQTLYNKIKRFKL from the coding sequence ATGGAAAAAGGAACAATTTTAATAGTAGATGATAATAAAGGAGTATTGGCCTCACTGGAACTGTTGCTGGAAACGGAGTTCAGCGAAATAAAGACAGCCCATCATCCGAATCAAATTATATCTATTCTGAATACCTCTCCGGTAGATGTAATTATTCTTGATATGAATTTCTCAGCAGGAATCAATAACGGCAACGAAGGGTTGTATTGGCTGAAACGAATCCGCGAGATAGCTCCTGCACTACCCGTAGTCATGCTTACGGCATACGGTGATGTGGACCTGGCGGTAAGAGCCTTAAAGAATGATGCGACCGATTTCTTGTTGAAGCCCTGGGACAACCGGACCTTGGTACGCAAAATAAAAGAAGCTTTCGGAAGTGGTAAGAAAAGGAAAAACAGAGTCCTCGATAGAAGCCAATCACCAATGATTGTGGGGACATCTCCTGCCATGCAGCAGTTAATGAAAATGGTAGTGAAAGTGGCACGCACAGACGCCAATATCTTGATTACCGGAGAAAACGGAACGGGAAAAGAGATGCTGGCACAGGAAATACACCGGCTTTCCACACGACGGGAACATACTATGGTAACGGTAGATATGGGAGCAATCAGTGAATCTTTATTCGAAAGTGAGCTGTTCGGACATGAACGCGGTTCTTTTACCGATGCCTACGAGAGTCGGCCGGGAAAGTTTGAAGCGGCATCCGGCAGTTCCCTGTTTATGGATGAAATAGGAAATCTCCCTCTAGCCATGCAGGCAAAGTTGCTCACCGTATTACAAAACCGAAAAATTACACGCATCGGCAGTAATAAAGTAATCCCAGTGGATATCCGGCTGCTTTCAGCTACTAACAAGAATATTCAGGAGATGGTGGATTCCGGGACTTTCCGTGAGGACTTATTGTACAGACTGAATACCATCCACCTGGAAATTCCGCCTTTGCGGGAACGGGGGAACGATATACATTTATTCATTGATTATTTTATGCAACGTTATGCCGCCAAATACGAAAAAAAAGATATTTCCTTGCATGAACATGCTTTGGAGAAATTATGTTCTTATCATTGGCCGGGAAATATCCGGGAATTACAACATGCCATCGAGAAAGCGATCATCTTATGTGAAGGAAATGTCATCCGTCCTAAAGACATTTTCGTAAAACAAACCTGGAACCCGCAATTCTCCACTACCGTACCCAATCTAGAAGAAGTGGAACGTCAGGCCATAGCAACAGCTATCCGTCAAAACGATGGAAATCTGACGGCAACAGCCGAACAGTTAGGCATCAGCCGCCAGACACTTTACAATAAGATAAAACGCTTCAAGCTCTGA
- a CDS encoding TolC family protein: protein MKNNLIIVCLLSSLSLPVCGQGTLDDCIRYAWEHNPGFKNIRIDVKEARTDYVAAMGKFLPHVSVQAEVGRHIGRSIDPDTNGYTADSYNQGNVGMEVTLSLFEGFARINRLRYTHWTKKEKEWNRLAKQNDLAYQVAEAYYKAALDKKLSELAAEQLRLGERYLKQTETFVELGLKSLSDLQEVKARHQGDVFRERSYEKNRQMSFLYLKEIVGMKEGDTLSVSLSAGEDTPLLMPQVEIEEIYLQSVHALPDYKRMEMWERAARKEYAVALGQFSPTIFARFSWGSDFYNSLFSLHQLRDHWNKYIGVGISFPILSGLDRYAGVKKKKLNLQRVRNSIEEEKLHLRNETEQIVLSLHSGWEEHRQAVLQVKAETQVLKETERKWEEGLVSVFQLMEARNRLLAAKAEKIRVRLQYELTSRLAMYYQTGSFINH from the coding sequence ATGAAAAATAATTTGATAATTGTGTGTTTGTTGTCGAGTCTGTCTTTGCCTGTGTGTGGGCAAGGTACACTGGACGATTGCATACGCTATGCCTGGGAACATAACCCCGGTTTCAAGAATATCCGGATAGACGTAAAGGAAGCACGTACAGACTATGTGGCTGCTATGGGTAAATTTCTTCCTCATGTTTCAGTACAGGCGGAAGTGGGCAGGCACATCGGGCGTTCTATTGACCCGGATACTAATGGATATACTGCTGATTCATATAATCAAGGGAATGTAGGAATGGAGGTGACTCTTTCTTTATTCGAAGGCTTTGCCCGGATCAATCGTTTGCGATATACACATTGGACTAAAAAAGAGAAGGAATGGAATCGTTTGGCAAAGCAGAATGATCTGGCTTATCAGGTAGCCGAAGCCTATTATAAAGCGGCATTGGATAAAAAACTTTCAGAGCTGGCCGCTGAGCAGCTTCGTTTGGGAGAACGTTATCTGAAACAGACGGAAACTTTCGTAGAACTGGGTCTGAAGTCGCTTTCGGACTTGCAGGAGGTGAAAGCGCGTCATCAAGGAGATGTGTTCAGAGAGCGTTCGTATGAAAAAAATCGTCAGATGTCTTTCCTTTATTTAAAAGAAATAGTAGGAATGAAAGAGGGAGATACTTTGTCTGTTTCCTTATCAGCTGGTGAAGATACACCCTTATTAATGCCTCAGGTAGAAATAGAGGAAATCTATTTACAATCTGTACACGCGTTGCCGGATTATAAACGGATGGAGATGTGGGAACGAGCAGCCCGTAAGGAGTATGCTGTGGCCCTTGGGCAGTTCAGCCCCACCATCTTCGCCCGTTTTTCATGGGGATCTGATTTTTATAATTCCTTGTTCTCGTTACATCAATTGCGTGACCATTGGAATAAATATATAGGAGTGGGTATTTCATTTCCTATTCTTAGCGGATTGGATCGGTATGCCGGAGTAAAGAAGAAGAAATTGAACTTGCAGCGGGTGCGGAACAGCATAGAGGAAGAGAAACTGCATTTACGTAATGAAACGGAACAAATTGTACTTTCATTACATTCGGGATGGGAAGAACATCGACAGGCTGTCCTACAGGTAAAAGCCGAAACACAAGTGCTGAAAGAAACAGAAAGGAAGTGGGAGGAAGGGCTTGTTTCCGTATTCCAACTGATGGAGGCGCGAAATCGCCTGCTTGCCGCTAAAGCGGAAAAAATAAGAGTACGTTTGCAGTACGAACTGACATCACGACTGGCTATGTATTATCAAACAGGAAGTTTTATTAACCACTAA
- a CDS encoding ABC transporter permease, whose protein sequence is MIIQNYWNSVWRNLMKRKGFSFINIFGLAVGMASALLIFTYVAFEFSFDKMHSKSERIYRVQSTFHEGEVLTDDWATSSFGYGSAMQENLAGIEDYTRVGCIIQPEQLVKYGELCLRENGIAYADPGFFRLFDFELLKGDRASCLSMPCQVVITERIARKYFRDEDPVGKILIFNSNMGKVSCEVTGIMKEMPSNSHIHYNFLLSYATLPKWVQEYWYKHEAYTYVLLDSPERKEEIERAFPQLAEKYKTEEALKNKTWGVRLEPLEKIHLNPQLGYEAELKGNHSAIIALIFGAIAILIIAWINYINLTVARSMERAKEVGVRRVVGAFPKQLVGQFLFEAFVMNLIAFIIALGLIELLLPSFNQLVGRTITFSVWFTEYWGGGVLLLFIVGIYISGYYPARALLRKKPIVLLKGKFQNSRSGENTRKILVIVQYTASMILLCSTLIVFAQLSYMRRQSLGVKTDQILVIKFPGPTEGMKTKMESMRRAIKKLPLASKVTCSGAVPGEEVAMFLSNHRAHDALKQNRLYEMLSCDPDYIDAYGLEVVAGRGFSEEYGDDVNKLVINETAARMLGYVDNDDAIGEEIAVETLGEPMQVIGVVKDYHQQALNKGYTGVMLFHKDKIEWIPQRYISVVMKPGDPSELVSQIGEIWNNYFADSSFDYFFLDQFYDRQYRQDEAFGVLMGGFTGLAIFISCLGLWVLVMFSCAVRTKEMGIRKVLGASRWNLFYQLGKGFFIPIIIAILIALPVAWGSMNAWLAHYPFRTELKVWFFLLPVVLMLLISFLTVAGQTIKVVYSKPARSLKYE, encoded by the coding sequence ATGATTATACAAAATTATTGGAATAGCGTTTGGCGTAATCTGATGAAGAGGAAAGGTTTCAGCTTCATCAATATTTTTGGCTTGGCTGTAGGCATGGCATCAGCTTTATTGATATTTACTTACGTTGCTTTTGAATTTAGTTTTGACAAAATGCATAGTAAGAGTGAACGGATTTATCGTGTGCAAAGTACTTTTCATGAGGGGGAAGTTCTGACGGATGATTGGGCGACCAGTTCATTCGGATATGGTTCGGCCATGCAGGAAAATCTGGCGGGAATTGAGGATTATACCCGTGTAGGATGTATTATCCAACCGGAGCAATTGGTAAAATATGGCGAATTATGTCTGCGCGAGAATGGGATAGCATACGCTGATCCTGGCTTTTTCCGTTTGTTTGATTTTGAATTGTTGAAAGGTGACCGCGCTTCTTGTCTTTCCATGCCATGTCAGGTAGTGATTACGGAACGGATTGCCCGCAAATATTTCAGAGATGAAGACCCTGTCGGGAAGATACTTATTTTTAACAGCAATATGGGGAAGGTGTCTTGTGAGGTAACTGGAATCATGAAAGAAATGCCTTCTAATTCGCATATACATTATAATTTCCTTTTATCATATGCCACCTTACCTAAATGGGTACAGGAGTATTGGTACAAACATGAAGCCTATACATATGTATTGCTGGATTCGCCCGAGCGCAAAGAAGAGATAGAACGTGCTTTTCCTCAATTGGCCGAGAAGTATAAAACTGAAGAGGCATTGAAAAACAAGACTTGGGGGGTGCGGTTGGAGCCATTGGAGAAGATTCATCTCAATCCTCAATTAGGTTATGAGGCCGAGTTGAAAGGGAACCATTCGGCCATCATCGCGTTGATTTTCGGAGCTATTGCTATTTTGATTATTGCTTGGATCAATTATATAAATCTGACAGTTGCCCGTTCTATGGAGCGTGCCAAAGAGGTAGGAGTGCGCAGGGTAGTGGGAGCTTTCCCGAAACAGCTTGTTGGTCAGTTTCTATTTGAAGCATTTGTAATGAATTTGATCGCTTTTATCATTGCGTTAGGATTGATCGAACTATTACTTCCTTCCTTCAATCAGTTGGTAGGACGTACTATTACTTTCTCTGTATGGTTTACGGAATATTGGGGGGGCGGGGTTCTATTGCTTTTTATAGTCGGTATTTATATTTCCGGTTACTATCCTGCCCGCGCATTGTTGCGTAAGAAGCCGATTGTTTTACTGAAAGGTAAATTCCAAAATAGCCGTTCTGGAGAAAATACACGTAAAATATTGGTCATAGTGCAATATACGGCATCCATGATATTGCTTTGTAGTACATTAATTGTGTTTGCACAGCTCAGCTATATGCGTCGGCAGTCTTTGGGAGTAAAGACTGACCAGATTTTGGTAATCAAGTTTCCCGGACCTACTGAGGGTATGAAAACAAAGATGGAGTCTATGCGGAGAGCTATCAAGAAATTGCCATTGGCGTCGAAAGTAACTTGTTCCGGGGCGGTACCGGGTGAAGAGGTGGCCATGTTCCTGTCCAATCATCGGGCACATGATGCGTTGAAGCAAAACCGGTTGTACGAGATGCTGAGTTGTGACCCTGATTATATAGATGCATACGGACTGGAAGTGGTAGCCGGACGGGGTTTTTCCGAGGAATATGGGGACGATGTGAATAAATTGGTTATCAACGAAACGGCTGCCCGTATGTTAGGATATGTGGATAATGATGATGCCATTGGTGAGGAAATAGCTGTTGAAACGCTAGGAGAGCCCATGCAGGTAATCGGGGTAGTGAAGGATTATCATCAGCAAGCGTTGAATAAAGGTTATACAGGGGTAATGCTTTTCCATAAAGATAAGATTGAATGGATTCCTCAGCGTTATATTTCGGTTGTGATGAAACCGGGTGATCCTTCGGAATTAGTATCACAGATAGGAGAAATATGGAATAATTATTTTGCGGATTCCAGTTTTGATTATTTCTTCCTCGACCAGTTCTATGACCGGCAGTACCGTCAGGATGAGGCTTTCGGCGTATTGATGGGAGGTTTTACCGGATTGGCTATTTTTATCTCCTGCTTAGGTTTATGGGTGTTGGTTATGTTCTCTTGTGCCGTCCGTACCAAGGAGATGGGTATCCGGAAAGTATTGGGGGCATCTCGTTGGAATCTGTTTTATCAGTTGGGTAAAGGTTTCTTTATTCCTATTATTATCGCTATTCTGATTGCGTTGCCTGTGGCATGGGGCAGCATGAATGCATGGTTGGCTCATTATCCGTTCCGAACAGAATTGAAAGTGTGGTTCTTTCTGCTTCCTGTGGTCTTGATGTTGTTGATTTCTTTTCTGACTGTAGCAGGACAAACCATAAAGGTTGTTTATAGTAAACCCGCTCGGTCATTGAAATATGAATAA